From Methylobacterium radiodurans, a single genomic window includes:
- a CDS encoding AraC family transcriptional regulator yields the protein MDDDATRDPRHLPNASRPLARYALVETRDPEAARDRIGRIFCPHRLIPVGADAASLFEARHHTVGFGGLTINYVTYGAEVEIDPGFLDRFFLLQIPLAGAALVRSGPHETIADIERATLLSPLLPTQMVWEAGCEKLIILVPRDLAEEHIVRVLDRIPKPFGFDPAIDLRRPRGAAILSQAKLLQHLAESRTQPACGTNVFESELASAFVTLLVGHMLEHAEGSGTLLRPQLVSVAPSHVRRAEEYVRAHLDSALTLPQLSEEAGVSIRSLQDGFRQFRDSTISDFILAQRLDRWRALLLASDPEAKVGDLALAVGLNHLGRAAAAYRDRFGEVPSHTLRNRHR from the coding sequence ATGGACGACGACGCGACCCGCGACCCGAGACACCTGCCGAATGCCTCCCGTCCGCTTGCCCGCTACGCGCTGGTCGAGACCCGGGACCCCGAGGCGGCGCGCGACCGGATCGGCCGGATCTTCTGCCCGCACCGATTGATTCCGGTGGGCGCCGACGCCGCCTCCCTGTTCGAGGCGCGCCATCACACGGTGGGCTTCGGGGGCCTGACCATCAACTACGTCACCTACGGCGCGGAAGTTGAGATCGATCCCGGCTTCCTCGACCGGTTCTTCCTGCTGCAGATCCCGCTCGCGGGCGCGGCCCTGGTGCGCAGCGGGCCGCACGAAACGATCGCGGACATCGAGCGGGCGACCCTGCTCTCGCCGCTGCTGCCGACCCAGATGGTGTGGGAGGCCGGTTGCGAGAAGCTGATCATCCTCGTGCCGCGCGACCTCGCGGAGGAGCATATCGTGCGCGTCCTCGACCGCATCCCGAAGCCCTTCGGCTTCGATCCGGCGATCGATCTGCGGCGTCCGCGTGGGGCGGCGATCCTGTCCCAGGCCAAGCTCCTTCAGCACCTCGCCGAGAGCCGGACGCAGCCGGCTTGCGGCACGAACGTGTTCGAGAGCGAACTCGCCTCCGCCTTCGTCACCCTGCTGGTCGGGCACATGCTGGAGCACGCGGAAGGCAGCGGCACCCTGCTGCGGCCGCAACTTGTGTCGGTGGCGCCGTCCCACGTGCGCCGGGCCGAGGAGTATGTCCGCGCGCATCTCGACTCCGCTCTGACGCTGCCGCAGCTGTCCGAGGAGGCGGGGGTCAGCATCCGCTCGCTTCAGGACGGTTTTCGCCAGTTCCGGGACAGCACGATCTCGGACTTCATCCTGGCCCAGCGCCTCGACCGCTGGCGGGCGCTGCTGCTGGCCTCCGATCCGGAGGCCAAGGTCGGCGACCTCGCGCTCGCGGTCGGTCTCAACCATCTCGGCCGGGCGGCGGCCGCCTACCGCGACCGCTTCGGCGAGGTGCCGTCCCACACCCTGCGCAACCGGCACCGCTGA
- a CDS encoding benzoate-CoA ligase family protein encodes MDATSEPAKAIDTFARDHLPPRDSWPDLIFALPELRYPRRLNCVTHLLDRWIAEGRGHALCLIGEHESLTYRQLLERVNRIANVLVNRLGLKPGNRVLLRSGNTPMMVATYLAVLKAGGVVVATMPLLRAREIAYPLEKARIAIALCDHRLAQEMEGARAHAPGLERIVYWGGGPDSLEALMAGESPAFTAADTAADDVCLIAFTSGTTGEPKGAMHFHRDLLAICDTYARHVVRAGPDDRFIGSAPFAFTFGLAIILFPMRVGGSAVVLERAGPEDLALAIGRERATICFTAPTAYRAMLAKLAAYDLSSLRRCISAGESLSRATFDAWKAATGRTLLDGIGGTEMLHIYLASPEDEVRPGATGRPVPGYEARVVDEAGREVPPGTIGRLAVRGPTGCRYLADPRQGSYVVDGWNYPGDSYLMDEDGYFWYQARCDDMIVSSGYNISGPEVEAVLLRHPDVLECAVVGAPDPERGTIVKAYVVRAPGAEAPAKTLQDFVKAEIAPYKYPRAVAFVDSLPKTASGKIQRFALRLRAVEEAAEPAPLVVTA; translated from the coding sequence GTGGATGCGACCTCCGAGCCGGCCAAGGCGATCGACACCTTCGCCCGCGACCACCTCCCCCCGCGCGACTCCTGGCCCGACCTGATCTTCGCGCTGCCGGAATTGCGATATCCGCGCCGCCTGAACTGCGTGACGCACCTCCTCGACCGCTGGATCGCGGAGGGCCGCGGCCATGCCCTGTGCCTGATTGGCGAACATGAATCGCTGACCTACCGGCAATTGCTCGAGCGGGTGAACCGCATCGCCAACGTGCTGGTGAACCGGCTCGGCCTCAAGCCCGGCAACCGCGTGCTCCTGCGCTCGGGCAACACGCCGATGATGGTGGCGACCTACCTCGCCGTGCTGAAGGCCGGCGGCGTGGTGGTGGCCACCATGCCGCTGCTGCGGGCCCGCGAGATTGCCTATCCGCTCGAAAAGGCCCGCATCGCCATCGCTTTGTGCGACCATCGCCTCGCGCAGGAGATGGAGGGCGCCCGCGCCCACGCGCCGGGGCTGGAGCGCATCGTGTACTGGGGCGGCGGGCCGGATTCGCTCGAAGCCCTGATGGCCGGCGAGAGCCCGGCCTTCACCGCGGCCGACACCGCCGCGGACGATGTCTGCCTCATCGCCTTCACCTCGGGCACGACCGGCGAGCCCAAGGGCGCGATGCACTTCCACCGCGATCTGCTGGCGATCTGCGACACCTATGCCCGCCACGTGGTGCGCGCCGGGCCCGACGACCGCTTCATCGGCTCGGCGCCCTTCGCCTTCACCTTCGGCCTCGCCATCATCCTGTTTCCGATGCGGGTCGGCGGCTCGGCGGTGGTGCTGGAGCGGGCCGGGCCCGAGGATCTGGCGCTGGCGATCGGGCGCGAGCGAGCGACCATCTGCTTCACCGCGCCGACCGCCTACCGGGCGATGCTGGCCAAGCTCGCCGCCTACGACCTGTCGTCGCTGCGCCGCTGCATCTCGGCGGGCGAGTCGCTCAGCCGCGCGACCTTCGACGCCTGGAAGGCCGCCACCGGCCGGACGCTGCTCGACGGCATCGGCGGCACCGAGATGCTCCACATCTACCTCGCCTCGCCCGAGGACGAGGTGCGCCCCGGCGCCACCGGCCGCCCGGTGCCGGGCTACGAGGCCCGCGTGGTGGACGAGGCGGGCCGCGAGGTTCCTCCCGGCACGATCGGTCGTCTTGCCGTCCGCGGCCCCACCGGCTGCCGCTACCTCGCCGACCCGCGCCAGGGCAGCTACGTCGTCGATGGCTGGAACTATCCCGGCGACAGCTACCTCATGGATGAGGACGGCTACTTCTGGTATCAGGCCCGCTGCGACGACATGATCGTCTCCTCCGGCTACAACATCTCCGGGCCGGAGGTGGAGGCGGTGCTCCTGCGCCATCCCGACGTGCTCGAATGCGCCGTCGTCGGCGCGCCCGACCCCGAGCGCGGCACCATCGTCAAGGCTTACGTCGTCCGTGCCCCCGGTGCCGAGGCCCCGGCCAAAACGTTGCAGGACTTCGTCAAGGCCGAGATCGCGCCCTACAAGTATCCCCGCGCCGTCGCCTTCGTCGACAGCCTGCCCAAGACCGCCTCCGGGAAGATCCAGCGCTTCGCCTTACGCCTGCGCGCCGTCGAAGAGGCTGCCGAGCCCGCGCCCCTGGTGGTGACGGCATGA
- a CDS encoding flavin-containing monooxygenase, producing MVTQRNVCVIGSGISGLAAAKAFRERGHRVTVIERGPDLGGVWDPSRSYPDVKTQTPKGIYAFSQMPMPADYPEWPSGGQVFAYLRAYAERFGLIPLIWFGQSVSALKKRADRGWDVTVAGADGASRTEAYDFVALCTGQFSQKNKPVHPGADDFRAMGGAILHSSEHTDAESVRGKRVIVLGYSKSATDVAVSAVKHGAEGVTLVYLDPAWKIPYFFGGLINFKNILYCRAAESMFLPFNAGPVRRLVQRLATPLIWANWRALETLLKTQFKLKKNGLLPKTRIEDDIHCNLAVETPGFYKLVTEGKIRTIQGTIASYEGKSAVLTGGQRVPADLVVMATGWRQEIPILDASDRAKLIDADGQYKLYRMIVNPDLSDLGFVGFNSSFATNLSAELGANWLVRFMDGQLARQPSRAQMEAGIVRSLAWRRGERPSAKAYGGLCIAPYHNHHFSGLLADIGVRTREGNPITAAFLPLRPPVYAELLKRAPAYQAVAAPQPAGLRAVETPRAA from the coding sequence ATGGTCACGCAACGCAACGTCTGCGTCATCGGCTCCGGCATCAGCGGGCTCGCCGCAGCGAAAGCCTTTCGCGAGCGCGGCCACCGCGTCACGGTGATCGAGCGCGGCCCCGATCTCGGCGGCGTGTGGGATCCGTCGCGCTCCTATCCCGACGTGAAGACCCAGACCCCGAAGGGCATCTACGCCTTCAGCCAGATGCCGATGCCGGCCGATTACCCGGAATGGCCCTCGGGGGGCCAGGTTTTCGCCTACCTGCGCGCCTATGCAGAGCGCTTTGGCCTCATCCCCCTGATCTGGTTCGGCCAGTCGGTGAGCGCGCTGAAGAAGCGCGCCGACCGCGGCTGGGACGTGACGGTGGCGGGCGCCGACGGTGCGAGCCGGACCGAGGCTTACGACTTCGTCGCCCTCTGCACCGGTCAGTTCAGCCAGAAGAACAAGCCGGTCCATCCGGGCGCCGACGACTTTCGCGCGATGGGTGGGGCGATCTTGCATTCGAGCGAGCACACCGACGCCGAATCGGTGCGGGGCAAGCGGGTGATCGTGCTCGGCTACTCAAAATCGGCCACCGACGTGGCGGTGAGCGCGGTCAAGCACGGCGCGGAAGGGGTGACGCTGGTCTATCTGGATCCGGCCTGGAAGATTCCCTACTTCTTCGGCGGGCTGATCAACTTCAAGAACATCCTCTATTGCCGCGCGGCGGAATCGATGTTCCTGCCCTTCAACGCCGGCCCGGTCCGCCGCCTGGTGCAGCGGCTCGCCACCCCGCTGATCTGGGCGAACTGGCGCGCGCTCGAGACGCTGCTCAAGACCCAGTTCAAGCTGAAGAAGAATGGCCTGCTGCCCAAGACCCGGATCGAGGACGACATCCACTGCAACCTCGCCGTCGAGACGCCAGGCTTCTACAAGCTGGTCACCGAGGGCAAGATCCGCACGATCCAGGGCACCATCGCGTCCTACGAGGGCAAGAGCGCGGTGCTGACCGGGGGCCAGCGCGTGCCGGCCGACCTCGTGGTGATGGCCACCGGCTGGCGCCAGGAGATCCCGATCCTCGACGCCTCCGACCGGGCCAAGCTCATCGACGCGGACGGCCAGTACAAGCTCTACCGGATGATCGTGAACCCGGACCTGTCCGATCTCGGCTTCGTCGGCTTCAATTCGAGCTTTGCCACCAACCTCTCGGCGGAACTCGGCGCCAACTGGCTGGTGCGGTTCATGGACGGCCAGCTCGCGCGCCAGCCGAGCCGGGCGCAGATGGAGGCGGGCATCGTCCGCTCGCTCGCGTGGCGGCGCGGCGAGCGCCCCTCGGCCAAGGCCTATGGGGGCCTCTGCATCGCGCCCTACCACAACCACCACTTCTCGGGGCTTCTGGCCGATATCGGCGTGCGGACCCGCGAGGGCAATCCGATCACGGCCGCGTTCCTGCCGCTGCGCCCCCCGGTCTACGCCGAACTCCTCAAGCGGGCGCCGGCCTATCAGGCGGTCGCCGCGCCCCAGCCCGCCGGTCTCCGGGCGGTCGAGACGCCGCGGGCCGCCTGA
- a CDS encoding Lrp/AsnC ligand binding domain-containing protein has protein sequence MKTFFVQIKCEIGKTYEVSDSLLSMNLASEIYSTAGRFDIMAKFHVDNDIDIGLFVNDFLLNLKNVKDSETIIAFKAFL, from the coding sequence ATGAAGACGTTCTTCGTACAGATCAAATGCGAAATCGGAAAAACCTACGAGGTCTCCGACAGCCTTCTCTCCATGAATTTGGCATCGGAAATTTATTCGACCGCCGGACGATTCGATATCATGGCGAAATTTCATGTCGACAACGATATCGATATCGGACTGTTCGTCAACGATTTCCTGCTGAACCTCAAGAATGTCAAGGATTCCGAGACGATCATTGCTTTCAAGGCATTCCTCTGA
- a CDS encoding acyl-CoA thioesterase yields the protein MSAPARAAPPARADQAGLFGAPVRVRFSHCDPAGIVYFPRWFDLLNGVVEDWFTNALGLDYQAFHQTRGIGLGYGHAEADFLRPGFWNDRLDVFVRVARVGGASLDLAVSGFRDDAPVIAARLVIVTTSLTERRAIPLPDDLRAAAEHYRDGQSLPTASGDTP from the coding sequence ATGAGCGCTCCGGCCCGCGCGGCGCCGCCGGCGCGAGCGGATCAGGCCGGCCTGTTCGGCGCGCCGGTGCGCGTGCGCTTCTCGCACTGCGATCCGGCCGGCATCGTCTACTTCCCGCGCTGGTTCGACCTGCTGAACGGCGTCGTGGAGGACTGGTTCACCAACGCGCTCGGGCTCGATTACCAGGCCTTCCACCAGACCCGCGGCATCGGCCTCGGCTACGGACACGCCGAGGCCGACTTCCTCCGGCCCGGCTTCTGGAACGACCGTCTCGACGTGTTCGTGCGGGTCGCCCGCGTCGGCGGCGCCTCGCTCGACCTCGCGGTGAGCGGGTTTCGCGACGACGCGCCCGTGATCGCCGCCCGCCTCGTCATCGTCACCACCTCGCTCACTGAGCGCCGCGCCATTCCCCTTCCCGACGACCTGCGTGCGGCGGCCGAGCACTACCGCGACGGCCAAAGCCTTCCGACAGCATCCGGAGACACCCCGTGA
- a CDS encoding alpha/beta hydrolase — translation MTPEDRDRLDREYNARASVPSFETEYARYVAASVEAVSRLERVADLVYDTASGQTLDLYPAGPSSPLFLWIHGGYWRALSKDDNAFPALGLVPNGVSVAVMNYALAPAADLDEIVRQTRTALAWLQAEAGRYGFEGRRIHVGGSSAGGHLGGMLLASGWQNAFGVLEDAVASGLLLSGLMDLEPLIHTHINAWMRLDPEAARRNSPLHVIPGRSRAQLLASVGGLESDAFKDQTERYLRAWTGAGHVGQRIAMPGYNHFDIALSLREPDGTLARAVAALC, via the coding sequence ATGACGCCCGAGGACCGCGACCGGCTCGACCGCGAGTACAACGCACGCGCCAGCGTCCCGAGCTTCGAGACGGAGTACGCCCGCTACGTCGCGGCGAGCGTCGAGGCGGTGTCGCGCCTGGAGCGGGTGGCGGACCTCGTCTACGACACGGCCTCGGGCCAGACCCTCGACCTCTACCCTGCAGGCCCAAGCAGCCCGCTGTTCCTGTGGATTCACGGCGGCTACTGGCGTGCCCTGTCGAAGGACGACAACGCCTTCCCGGCCCTCGGCCTCGTGCCGAACGGCGTCTCGGTGGCGGTGATGAACTACGCGCTGGCCCCCGCCGCCGATCTCGACGAGATCGTGCGCCAGACCCGCACAGCGCTGGCGTGGCTGCAAGCCGAGGCCGGCCGCTACGGCTTTGAGGGGCGCCGCATCCATGTCGGCGGCTCCTCGGCCGGTGGGCATCTCGGGGGCATGCTGCTGGCCAGCGGTTGGCAAAATGCGTTCGGCGTGCTGGAGGACGCGGTCGCCTCCGGGCTGCTGCTCTCGGGCCTGATGGATCTGGAGCCGTTGATCCACACCCACATCAACGCCTGGATGCGCCTCGACCCCGAGGCGGCCCGCCGCAACAGCCCACTCCACGTGATTCCCGGGCGCTCGCGGGCGCAGCTCCTCGCCTCCGTCGGCGGGCTGGAGAGCGACGCCTTCAAGGACCAGACCGAGCGCTACCTCCGGGCCTGGACTGGGGCCGGCCATGTCGGGCAGCGGATCGCGATGCCGGGCTACAACCACTTCGACATCGCGCTGAGCCTGCGCGAGCCGGACGGAACGCTGGCCCGCGCCGTCGCGGCTCTGTGCTGA
- a CDS encoding methyl-accepting chemotaxis protein, which yields MSEFAARLSLYGLTSDRLARAARLATPLGGVIDGAVEAYVEAAGRMPNVGPIFERHGAEIAGRLRAHFRMLLSGVIDAAYAGRSAELAGWEAELGLDARARAMAGNALLCACLPALARRSPLGSRSVAEQGALIAQLLAFDLASTITAHHEAAQASARHRYESLTRDLAAFGTGMDGVSATVQETASALSDFSANLKATAGTSEIATETVAHALEAASSSVGVAAQAADRIAASNREIGAISDRGSAAATETLGQIATASRSMDGLRTALSEISSVSTLIGGIARQTNLLALNATIEAARAGEAGRGFAIVAAEVKSLADETAAATTRIERLVGDVGSAAQATDGDLDAIRGTMGILRDTSQGLTAAVRQQTDDARQIAEAVRDASTVTRRAHHEAENIATSAARGVGMADDLTVWTEKLKTTADALRETVDAFAHNLRRA from the coding sequence ATGTCCGAGTTCGCCGCCCGCCTGTCGCTCTACGGACTGACGTCGGACCGTCTGGCTCGGGCCGCCCGCCTCGCGACGCCGCTCGGCGGCGTGATCGACGGGGCCGTGGAGGCCTATGTCGAAGCGGCCGGGCGCATGCCGAATGTCGGCCCGATCTTCGAGCGTCACGGTGCGGAGATCGCCGGCCGCCTCCGGGCGCATTTCAGGATGCTCCTGTCGGGCGTGATCGATGCGGCCTACGCGGGGCGGTCCGCCGAATTGGCGGGCTGGGAAGCCGAACTCGGCCTCGACGCCCGCGCTCGCGCGATGGCGGGCAACGCGCTCCTGTGCGCCTGCCTCCCGGCCCTGGCGCGGCGCAGCCCGCTGGGCTCCCGCTCCGTCGCCGAGCAGGGCGCGCTGATCGCGCAGCTTCTCGCCTTCGACCTCGCCTCCACCATCACGGCGCATCACGAGGCGGCACAGGCGAGCGCGCGGCACCGCTACGAGAGCCTGACGCGCGATCTCGCTGCGTTCGGAACCGGCATGGACGGCGTCAGCGCCACGGTTCAGGAGACCGCATCCGCTCTCTCGGACTTCTCGGCGAACCTGAAGGCCACGGCGGGGACGTCCGAGATCGCAACCGAAACGGTCGCCCACGCGCTCGAGGCTGCATCCTCGAGTGTCGGCGTCGCCGCTCAGGCCGCCGACCGCATCGCCGCCTCGAATCGGGAGATCGGCGCCATCAGCGACCGCGGCTCCGCCGCAGCCACCGAGACGCTCGGTCAGATCGCAACGGCGAGCCGTTCCATGGACGGCTTGCGGACGGCCCTGTCCGAAATTTCCAGCGTCAGCACGCTGATCGGCGGGATCGCGCGGCAGACCAACCTGCTCGCCCTCAATGCCACGATCGAGGCCGCGCGCGCGGGCGAGGCGGGTCGGGGCTTCGCGATCGTCGCCGCCGAGGTCAAGTCACTCGCGGACGAGACGGCCGCGGCGACCACCCGGATCGAACGCCTCGTCGGCGACGTCGGCAGCGCGGCGCAGGCCACCGACGGCGACCTCGACGCGATCCGTGGCACGATGGGCATCCTGCGCGACACGTCGCAGGGCCTCACCGCGGCCGTGCGCCAGCAGACCGACGACGCGCGACAGATCGCCGAGGCCGTCCGCGACGCCTCGACCGTCACGCGGCGGGCGCATCACGAGGCCGAGAACATCGCGACCTCGGCCGCGCGCGGCGTCGGCATGGCCGACGATCTCACGGTCTGGACGGAAAAGCTCAAAACCACGGCCGACGCGCTGCGGGAGACCGTGGACGCCTTTGCGCACAACCTGCGACGGGCCTAA
- a CDS encoding SphA family protein produces the protein MTKRVAARRGRIAARARRAALALAATVGFAAPAQAYDLPNLNLGFTSFLDGAPPSGPGWYPNQYLQVYSAGRLTDNRGASLGLPRENVSAFVSLTQLLYVSPIKIGSGALGIDIIVPAIIDSRADDGLGGAVLKARQGIGDLLIGPFIQFDPIMGEKGPLFVGRIEAQMILPTGRYDPNAAVNPGSNFFSFNPYVAGTLFLTPDWTVSARFHYLWNASNDRPNVGFGPTAVTTQAGQALHANFASEFSVTKELKLGVNGYWLQQISDTLANGVAVPGRRERVFALGPGALYAINKDNFLFFNAYYEFGAQNRPEGQRYTMRWVGHFN, from the coding sequence ATGACGAAACGGGTGGCAGCACGGCGGGGGAGGATCGCGGCGCGCGCGCGGCGGGCAGCTTTGGCCCTGGCGGCAACCGTAGGGTTCGCCGCACCGGCCCAGGCCTACGACCTGCCGAACCTGAACCTCGGCTTCACCAGCTTCCTCGACGGCGCGCCGCCATCCGGGCCCGGCTGGTATCCGAACCAGTATCTCCAGGTCTATTCGGCCGGGCGCCTGACCGACAACCGCGGGGCCAGCCTCGGCCTGCCGCGGGAGAACGTCAGCGCCTTCGTCAGCCTGACCCAGCTCCTCTACGTCTCGCCGATCAAGATCGGCTCCGGCGCGCTCGGCATCGACATCATCGTTCCGGCGATCATCGATTCGCGTGCAGACGACGGCCTCGGCGGCGCGGTGCTGAAGGCGCGCCAGGGCATCGGCGACCTGCTGATCGGCCCGTTCATCCAGTTCGATCCGATCATGGGCGAGAAGGGGCCGCTGTTCGTCGGCCGCATCGAGGCGCAGATGATCCTGCCGACCGGGCGCTACGACCCGAATGCGGCGGTCAACCCCGGCTCGAACTTCTTTTCGTTCAACCCCTACGTCGCCGGCACCCTGTTCCTGACGCCCGACTGGACCGTCTCGGCGCGGTTCCACTACCTCTGGAACGCCTCGAACGACCGCCCGAACGTCGGCTTCGGCCCGACCGCGGTGACGACCCAGGCCGGTCAGGCCCTGCACGCCAACTTCGCCAGCGAGTTCAGCGTGACGAAGGAGCTGAAGCTCGGCGTAAACGGCTACTGGCTGCAGCAGATCAGCGACACGCTCGCCAACGGCGTCGCGGTGCCGGGCCGGCGCGAGCGCGTCTTCGCCCTTGGACCTGGCGCGCTCTACGCGATCAACAAGGACAATTTCCTGTTCTTCAACGCCTATTATGAATTTGGCGCGCAGAATCGGCCGGAAGGCCAGCGCTACACAATGCGCTGGGTCGGCCATTTCAACTGA
- a CDS encoding RidA family protein — MTDIRPQGAAILQPAGWPAPRGYANGMAATGRLVVTGGVVGWDADERFPEGIVAQVHQALSNIRAILAEAGAEPHHLVRLTWYVTDMDAYLEARRDLGGVYRNVFGAHFPAMALVQVVRLVEPPALVEIEATAVVPE, encoded by the coding sequence ATGACCGACATCCGGCCGCAAGGCGCCGCCATCCTGCAGCCCGCCGGCTGGCCGGCGCCCCGCGGCTACGCCAACGGCATGGCCGCCACCGGCCGGCTCGTCGTCACCGGCGGCGTCGTCGGCTGGGACGCGGACGAGCGCTTCCCCGAGGGGATCGTCGCGCAGGTGCATCAGGCGCTCAGCAACATCCGGGCGATCCTGGCCGAGGCCGGCGCCGAGCCGCACCACCTCGTGCGCCTGACATGGTACGTCACCGACATGGACGCCTATCTCGAAGCCCGCCGCGATCTCGGCGGCGTCTACCGCAACGTATTCGGTGCGCATTTCCCGGCCATGGCGCTGGTGCAGGTGGTGCGCCTCGTCGAGCCGCCGGCGCTCGTCGAGATCGAGGCGACCGCCGTGGTGCCGGAGTGA
- a CDS encoding cupin domain-containing protein → MSDIGPLPAGITRAGEGVDGTVWNVLGHTYWFKANSDSAFSFETYDPPGTFVPPHIHPTQDEFIYVLEGTFDLYLDGQWLQAKVGDLVCMPKGKPHAYYNRTDKPNRAIFWVSPGRRLKELFDQLHDLTDPEEVVRRSATCEVDFLPPGSVPGA, encoded by the coding sequence ATGAGCGACATCGGACCACTTCCGGCTGGCATCACCCGAGCCGGCGAAGGAGTCGACGGGACCGTCTGGAACGTTCTCGGCCACACCTACTGGTTCAAGGCGAACAGCGACAGCGCCTTCTCGTTCGAGACCTACGATCCGCCGGGCACCTTCGTGCCGCCGCACATCCACCCGACGCAGGACGAGTTCATCTACGTGCTGGAAGGCACCTTTGACCTCTATCTCGACGGTCAGTGGCTCCAGGCGAAGGTCGGCGACCTCGTCTGCATGCCGAAGGGCAAGCCGCACGCCTATTACAACCGCACCGACAAGCCGAACCGGGCGATCTTCTGGGTCAGCCCCGGCCGGCGGCTGAAGGAGCTGTTCGACCAGCTCCACGACCTGACGGATCCGGAGGAGGTCGTGCGCCGCTCCGCGACTTGCGAAGTCGATTTCCTGCCGCCGGGGTCGGTGCCGGGCGCCTGA